TAATTTGTGCATCTGACCAGTAAGACATTCtttagaattcttttctttctaaagaacCTAGGTTTTATCCTCCATCTGTGCTTAATAGAATATTTTCACCTTCCAGTAATGCCATTAGTGCACTCCAGATACTTCATCAGTTGGCTGGGAGTTTGTTCCTTCAGACACAGCAAATACACTCATTGCATGGCTTTCAGTGGACTAAGTAATTCATGAAAATGGCTCCTAGTTATCTCATCAGAGAATCAAGAAATGATGTTGAAGGTGttaaactcttcttttttaGCTTTCATGGTAGCGGTCCCCACTATCAACCTCCCAACATACTCTCAACTTTCCTCAGTCAGTGGAATTATTGAGAAtccaaataaaaacacaaactttcctttattattcttttttttttttcactgcaacGAAAACTTAAATGCTTTGGTGCAGTCATTCTCTTTGATTTCTCTAAATTTCAAATTTGGTCATGTCAAAAATTAtcacaaaggcttttttttttgtttgtttatctaCATAGTTTTTAACCAAAGTTACATTATAACACACAAACACAGTCTTCTCCTTAAGGCACAACACATCATTATGCACATTCTGTTTGCCAAACTTATAAAAGAGACAATATTATATAACCCTCTCCCTCCCCGACccccaaaaagaaagaaaaattgcatcCACTTCCAAAATCAGCTGCTAATAAAGTCACAGTAAGTTATTTTCATCAATAATTTACACAAATTACAGGTCTAGACAGGATTGTCATTATACAGTCTGAGTGCATTCCAATTCAGATTTTCTGGGTTAGGTAGGCTAAAGTCTGGTTCAAACCTCAGTGCTGAGAATATATCCCATTTTGAGGAATGTTGTTGAACACCACCTTGTCAGTTGGAAAACGCGTGTTGGTGCTTTGCCAGTTCGAGTCCTTTGTTCACTCCTGTCAGGGCTCATTCGGTGTGTACCAGCAACCTCCACAGTTTTAATCCATTTAAAAACGTTGCATATATAAGACCATAGAGCTTCCTTACGTAGCACTAATGCTTTAACTCCATTCAGCAATCTGAATTCTTCAATTTGGAATTTTTAATTCCaaatatttcttcccttcttaaGACAATTCATATGTGTAAAGCCAGAGGCATTGAATCACACATAAAAATTCAGTGTacttgaaatatatatataaaaaacaggATCGCCAACTTTAGAACACAGTTACAAATACTCTAGTTCCAGTGCTTGATGGAGAGCCAAGAGGTCCGAATGACTGGATATCCTCCAGAAAGGCATGTTGTGCTGTGTTTGtcagaggggggaaaaaggtcAGGAACAATGAATGCTATGACAGAGGGCGGTATCTGATGCATGAGACTAGTCAGGTTACCACCATGGAGTTTACACCACTGTGTTTCTGGAATGATTTTTGCTAGTAAGGTACTGACAAAAATCAGGCCAAAATAGATCTGAGCTCAACAGTTCAcctgaaggtaaaaaaaattagacaGCCTTTCTTAATAGTGTCTTTGTAAAGAGCCCATTATTTAGTGAGggctatttgttttcttgttatcATGGAAACCCATACAAAGGAGCATTAACAGGAAATCTGCTTCTGTTCCACTTGTTATACTTTGCAAGAGTCTGCAAGCTCATTTGAAAAGTTATAAGACTTTCATAAAATGTGGCTTCACACACTGAAACAGAGTTGAACTACATTTTTGTCCttctgggaggaaaaggaaaataaatatcttttgaggagaaaataacacatttctGTACTTAAAAGAAGATAATGTGTTGCAGAAAGCATCAGCGTCTCTGAGAGTTGCAGGTATATGTacttttctccttcagcaaTTGATCAGAGTAGAATTGAAGTCATACTTTCATGTTCTGTTCAGATCTATTTGTAATATGCTCTATTCAACCATTTCTCTGAATTCTGTTATCTATTCATGCAGTGTAGCCAACATTTAGAAAACAAGCATGCCAGACTGGAAAGTACACAATCCAACCACCGTTGTTTAGCACAATCTACGAAAGACCCATCACCAGTACCTATATCAAGGAACCATTTGGAAtaagcatttcagttttttcattttgtttccattccaCCCACACTCTACAAACTTAACACTTTAAGACACTTAATTTCACTACTTCTAGCACAAAGACATTTATATAAATTATGCAGCTGTGCAgaggcaataaataaataaatctgtttctgCACATTTGAGGGTCTATACCATGAAGCATGGTTCAAATTTCTACTAATTTGATCTCCTTCTGAACATAGAAAATTTATCTGGTGAAGTTTAGATCTGAATTCATCAGATGAGGGAAAAATGCTtctaaataaacattttttttttttttttagaaactgATTTGGTGCACAGTCTTTATGtcgttttctttttctgtttgcagatgTTTACTTCCTGAATCAAACTATATGTTCATTCTGTGTGCTCCAGCCAACTACAGATCTGTCTTTATTTAAGTAAAAGATCTGCACAATCCTTTTAATGGTTTTTCACATTCTCCATAACACCTCTTTTCAAACCTACCTGGTTTCACTGTTTAAAGAGAATGACCACCCAACCTTCATGTCAAACCCATGATATATCTGTTATTTGCTTGACGTTAATCAGACATTTTTGCCCCGACGTTTCTTTgtcaatttttaaatgattttgctttttttttttctttccaaactgaaataaagcaaatgctAGAATCCAAATGGTTCATTTTACTTTAAGTGCTGATGTCATCATGCTCTTATGGCCTTGTGTCTGTAGACTGAAATGATTTGTCATTCTGCCATTGTACAAAATTGacagaaatgcaaacagaaaggcTTGCATTAGTAGCTATGTATCACACCAACATTTCAGGAGACAGGTTACCTTTTTTGCTGCCTGTTCTTCTTCTACACCATCCCCAATTACAACATATACTACTTTTCTGCCAAACCTTTGCATTATTCGTTCAAAGcaactttcttttcctggaaGATAAATGAGATAAAAGTTCAGAGTGAAGTTACCTGATTAGCTGCATGCTCCTCATCTCGGCCATCTCCAATCACAACATAAGTTATGTTAGTGCCAAATCTGGACACTATACGCTCAAAACAGCTCTCTTTGCCTGAAAAACAATGCACTACTTGTTCAAGCTATCAAGCAAGTTACCATGATGCTCTACAAAGGTTTACTGCAGCGCTAACACATCTCTACtacttgttattttttataGTTCCCTGCCTTGAGATTTAGAGCTAAAACTGCTGAGAAACAACTAACACTGTTAGTGACACTAAGCTGATTTGGGTCAAATTAAATCTCTTTCTTAACAGTCACAGGAAAGCCACCAAAATAAAGGAATTAGTAGCACTGCAAAAACAAATATGTTagtgaaaggaaaattgaaattaaatgtttCCCTATTACTGTAGTAATAATTTTCCAAGAACTGCAGCAATTTCAGGTCTAGTATATCTGCGAAAGTAAGCCATGTAGCAATGGAAAAtgtgtttagaaaaaaatggacaccaaaaataaaactagaCATAACAGGTTCCTGGGTGAACTTCCACGAAGTATTTGGCTCTTCTGGAGGAATGTGGAAACAAGCAGGCTAAGCCAGTAACAATAAACAGGATTTAAAAGAGCCAAGCAAAGTCACCTACCCATCTTCCCACTGTACTACAGCTTCAATTTACCAGCAAATGCTTGTGTTATTGATCCATGAACTGTGCagataaaatgatttttctgtttcctcaggCATCTCCATATTTAATTAACTTTTTCCTTAGGAAGTATCTCTCTGATATGCAACCTATGCATACTCCATTGCAATTTAACCataatttattatctttttatAATAGCTTTTTACCTGATgtctcccccttccccccctgCCTCCTCCCCAGCATTTTCAGTCCCCTCTCTTAAGCTCCTGATTTCTAGATCTCTGATTCTTAGTGctcttctcttgcttttcttcagaTGGTCCAATAGAAAAAATGCTTACGATTATGAAAAGCATTCTGTGTATTAATTGTCCAATCAGGATCTAATTTCAGTGTGTGCAAGAAACAGCTACAATTTTAGTCCTGTGCTCAACACAAAGCAGAGGTCACCGAAATGAAAAGTAGGTCCTGCACTGAAGAGAGTTTGCTGTGTTCCCAAGAGGGATGAGACAGCAGGCACTGTTCCTACAAGGAAATCCTGGTGCAGGACTCCTTCCACAGAGCCTCTAGAGATGCAGCTTCACTCTTCAAATCCAAATTCTGTCAGcatgattttctttgttctgagtGTAATCTCATGAACTGAAGCCAACATACAGGCTGTATGACAGATGACATTAATTCCAGAAACTTCTCAAAAGCTTACTGTATTTAGGATATATTGTTCCCTGACTTTTTCGAAGGATTTGAGGCATTTCTGTCTCAAGGGATGAGCTACAGCTAATTAACAGATAACCGAGATAATAAATTTTCCTAACACTGCTATAATATaaatttttctcactttctcactttttttttttttcacttgtgaaAAACAATTAGGAAATGTAGTATTTTTTAGTAAAGTGGCACTGTCCTTGTTATTCAAGATATTATAGTCAACATTCTTAAATTACTAAATGGCAAATCATGAAATCTGCCAAAATTACTGCTAGTAGTAGACTGTGTCATATGTCCAATTTCCTgccaatatttgaagggagcgtataaacaggaggagggaCAACTActtatgagggtggatagtgataggacaagggggaatggtttaaactAATACcggagatttaggttagatattaggaggaagtttttcacacagagggtggtgacgcactggaacaggttgcccaaggaagttgtagatgctccattcctggaggcattcaaggccaggctggatgtggctctgggcagcctggtctgatagatggtgaccctgcacatagcagggaggttgaaactagatgactattgtgatctttttcaacccaggccattctatgattctatgatctcacAGGGTTGGTAACTTTTCTTATATTACATTTGGATGTCATTCCCAAATATACTACTCTCCAAACTGTACACAAGCCCCTTCAAAGTAGCCAGTTAGCAGCAGAATAGGGAAGGGCCCTTGAGGCATCCATCAGCACAGCTTCTGTGGATACCAATCATCGTTATGCTCAGTAATATGATGTGATTCCAAAAAAGGATAGGAAGCTGTGGTCTACCTTACATAGATCTAAAGATCAGAATAGAGATTATTTTAACAACACTTCTGTTTGGATTAGAATTAATGAAACACTTTTCTTCATTATTCTCTGCACATTTTATGTTCTCTGTATTTTAACTAGGAGTTTCTGAGGTTTTTAATCAATACTGGAATCTTTATCATATTAGGCATATATGAAAAGAAGCTAAATTAGGAATACTATTATTAACATAAACAACTGAACATGTGCAATGTCTGACTTTTAACTAAAAATGTGTTAGGAACATGGTTTTGAATCCATCCATTACTGGCAAGCAATTATTAATAATGCAGAGTAGTTAGAATGAATGAAGGAATAATTTTCTTACCTATTTTAGTTgcactgtaaatattttcaatggGAAAAGCTCCTCCTAAACTGTATAGCAAGACTTTTGCAAGTGCTGGGATAAGCTGGGTTGTTGTTACCAACACATTTACACAGTTACTCCTAAAATGAGAGAAATAGTTTAAGTTTGAATAGTTTAAAACCTTTACCCAAATGCTGATGAGGTGAACCAGCTGTGGAGAACATATTCGAGGTTTCTCAACATTTACTTTCACTCACACAGCAGTGCTACTCAGCACCATCACTTCCAGAAAAATGTACATAAACTTTTTGGCAAAATCCTTTGAAACATATATAGACATGATTTATAGGAAGTATTCCAGGCTGATTTATGAAAACCAAGTCCTTGAAGATGAGTCCACTGAAACATACATATAAGATCACTACCTCTGAAGATAGACATCCCAGTGCCTTCAAAGCATCATTTTCCTGCTCGGGATTACTTGGCAGTAGCTACCAGCCAAATTAAAGTGTtaggagaaagcaaaaacatcATTTGTTACTCCTGTCTTGAGGGGAAATAAGTGGCCAATATACATTTCTGCACAATGACATCACTTTCTTCATGTTtcaagagttttttttttgttgttgttgtttttatttttttttctgagaagaggGAGAGACAATCATAAACACATTAATAAGATAGCACTGAATGGAAAGGTTGAAAGCTTGAATGGAGAAGCTGAGCTTAGCTGTTAcacaacagaaaactgaaaaccagGACATTTCAGGCACTGACAGGCTGGAACATGTGTATGGTCATGGAACTGAGAGCAACTAGTTGTGATTTTTGGTCCTTCTGTAAGCCCCAGGGCAGACCACAGGCTATTATTTCTGTCTTAGTGTATCTCAGTTTCTTGTCATTAACATATTAAGTGAAGTTTAGCTGCCTCACGGGCATATCTTCTAAAAATTTATAGCTGTACAGTTATTTGATGACAAGATAAATGACTGTTATTTAGCAGTCCTGAGCCAGTGGCAACAGTTTATCACATTCACCCTGGAATGCCCAACAGATTGACATTATACAATGTATTTTTGAAGACTaacaatttggaaagaaatgcagagctaaACACAATGACTAAcacatttttttacttttttttttctcatgaggTGCTTATGACACTGTGAAAAAATTTAAACGATAACTAAGAGAGAGGCATATTGCAAAAGCaactacttttaaaattatttttcacatctttccaagtttgttctttcttgtttaACAGCTTTTTTACCCTCAGATATATTTAGAAGGCAAAATGGCTTCCTTATAGTTTCAAGACATGTTTTGGGGATTTccaataaaatacatattaaataGGTGACTAAGAAGCAGCAGTTTTCACAGCTCTGTTATTTCACATGAACAATCTCATGACTGGGATTCCAGGCTTTTATCTGAGTCATAGTATCAAACACAGatattctttcttctgaaaacttAGATATATGTTTAATCATATTGATCTGTTTGGAggacagaataaaaatgattttctctttGGGGATTTATAGAGTACTTAGGTACCACTGTGAATAGGCACAAACATTGAAGTCCAGAATAGACAGACTTGGAGTTCAGAGGCTGCTGTCCACAGGATAAATAGCTTAAAGCCTGGCTCACAATTACAAACTACACTTTCAATGTTCATAGGACCATGCATTACATGCTAAAAGACCTTTCCTACTACTCAGTGCGGAAatggcagaaaatgaaataattttccacGAAATTTTTCCTATGTGCTATTCAAACGTTGTAGTACACCTGTACTGTTCTTTAAAAGTACTAGTATACTTTAACTTAAAATGTCACAAAATAGACACTGAATATCCAGAatgaaaatctctctttttttttaaataaaaaaaaaaaagactcaataCATACCTTGTGCTGATAATTGATAAGGATTTAAGTGCATTTGTTAGCCAGGAGTCTGTCAGAGCTTCAATCTCTGCTCTTAATTGCAACCATGCATCTCTTTTTGCAGGACCTAGGAGTCCTTTTatgaaaaaagcaagaaaaaaaatataattaaattctGTGTTAATTGGAATGTACAGATTTTCAGTTACTGTTTCAATTTTAAATTGCTccagaatttgaaaaaaacGTCTTTCTCCCCCCTTACTCCCCCACTCCCCAAATTTATATTCACACATTTGACTTTGTTTCCAAGTGTCTCTCTCAAAACTACccatttttttcaaacaaagttCTTACGTACATCTTACACTGATTATCAGAAGCAGTGACAAGGAGACCCATGCCATGGGGATCATAGGCAGAGacactgagaaaataattactttattATAAATTTGTCTTTATGGTATTTGCATATCTTTATAACTGCCTTGCTTGTGACTCTGTATATAGGTAAACATCAGGTTTTGCATATGGAAATATAACATTTGTTTGCTGATTGCTTGGTCTTGCATGCTGATTGCATGTCCTTTTGTAGTTAGCAGTTAGTTCCAGTTAGTCAGTAGTTAGTTTCATTTACAGCATTTGCAGCTCTGAAATGGCTGTTCATCTTATGACCTTATATCTCACATAGTCCTTTAAAACACCTTAAGAATCTTTAAAGTATGAATGGTCAGACTTCAAAAAAATCCACCCAACTTCATGAACATTGAGACCTGACTTTTTCAAAACCAAGCCATTTTAAATTTAGATATGGTACTAGAAGCAGGCTTGGTGACATTAATATAtctcttctctttcagaaatggTGATGACTGTCTTCaaaaatctgaaacagaacatCCCAAAATACATAGTTTGACCTAGCCTACTGTTGCATTCTACCAGCTACTCTGAAAGagatttatatgaaaaaaatatttcatatgaaaaaaatattttataagaaaaCCCTGTAAACCTTTGGATAATAATCTTTCAAGTATTCTTAATATGTAAGAACTCCTTTCATGATACCAACAAAGGGCAAGGCAGAACAATTGAAAGCCAATCATCTACTACTATCCTTTGCTCCTCTGGCTTGATCTTGTGGCACATAAAGACTCTAAACAactaaaagttaaaaaaatatgctAGATATGCCCATTTAGAAAGTGATTAATCTAATGACTAATCCACAGTCCATGCTAGTAGTACTGTTAATTATTTGTGAGAGACTGGAAGAAATGCTAAAAGATCACTGATGTGGTTTTACTAAAGGTAAATTGAAAATTCttctaaaatgaattttatctGAATTGAGAGTCCATGCTCTAGAATGGGAAATTG
This genomic stretch from Meleagris gallopavo isolate NT-WF06-2002-E0010 breed Aviagen turkey brand Nicholas breeding stock chromosome 2, Turkey_5.1, whole genome shotgun sequence harbors:
- the LOC104909799 gene encoding eyes absent homolog 4, whose product is MDKPGSENYRNLIKDGWGKMVDLSWQMPATPRGVYECDQVHIDDVSSDDNGQDLSTYSFATDGFHAAASSANLCLPTGVRGGVDWMRKLAFRYRRVKELYNTYKNNIGGLLGPAKRDAWLQLRAEIEALTDSWLTNALKSLSIISTRSNCVNVLVTTTQLIPALAKVLLYSLGGAFPIENIYSATKIGKESCFERIMQRFGRKVVYVVIGDGVEEEQAAKKHNMPFWRISSHSDLLALHQALELEYL